Genomic DNA from bacterium:
ATTCCAGATACTAAACTCGACCAGCCTGCGCCACCATTTGATGTTTTGAAAATTTTCCCCTCAACTCCCACTGCATAACCGACTAAGGTATTTGCGAACTTGATATCACTGCATCGGATACCAACCATGAGAGTATCCCAGGTTGCACCACCATCAGTTGTTTTCCAAAAGTAACCTCCGTTTCCAGATAACGTACCATTTGAACCAACTGCATACCCTGTTACGTTATCTAAGAAATAAGCTGATTGTATATCAGGTATATTTAACTGAGGAAATACCTCCCAATAATTTCCTCCATTTGTTGTTGCAAGAACTACAGTTGAATAAGTATTAAAGTCATGAGCTATTGCCCAACCTGATTGTTCATTTAAGAAAAACAATGAACTTATACTGTAATCTGAATTCGAAAACTGATATATCCAATTACTTCCCCCGTTAGTGGTTTTATAAATATATCCTTGACCAGAAAGCCATCCGACACTGTTATTGATGAAATACATGTCCCAATATGTATAATCCTCCAAATCAGCGACTAATGACCAAGATTCACCAGAATCAATTGTTTTAAAAATGTTTCCATAGTAAAAATCCAAAACCCAGCCAGTGTTTTCATTAATAAATTCAACATCTACTAAGTAAGAATACTGACCCACATCTTTCATTATCCATGTATTCCCACCATCCGTCGTCTTTAAAATCATTGATTCATCACCAACTGCGAAACCAATTGTCGTATTTATAATTTCAACAGAGAACAAACTATTTCCAGGAGGTACTGGATTCTGCCATTCCCACTGTGCAGATATAGTAATCGAAAGAATAAAAACCAGGAGAGATATTTTAAGGGTATGCATTTTACGCTCCATTAAAATTAAACTTATAATTTTTACTTAAGCAGAATCATCTTCTTTGTCTCTGAATATACTCCAGCTTTCAACTGATAAAAATAAATTCCGCTTGGAAGTGCTGTTCCATCAAACTCAACTTCATACTCGCCAGCAGGTTTTTCTTCGTTGACGAGTGTTGCTATTTCTCTTCCAAGCACATCATAAATTTTCAGGCTTACGTTTCCCGTCAGTTGTCGTACGTTTTGCGGTATACTGTATTTTATTTTTGTACTCGGATTAAACGGGTTGGGATAGTTTTGTGAAAGTGAAAACTCATTAACAATTGGAATTTCTACTTCTAATATTTGTGAATACTCAAACGTGCCATCAAAATCCATTTGCTTTAGTTTGTATTGATACTTGCCCGGCTTAATATCGTTATCTGTAAATGAGTAATGCTGTGTTTCAGTTGTTGTTCCGTGCCCGGGAACAAATCCTATTTTATTCCATTCACCATTGTCATTCTTAGCGAAGCGAAGAATCTCAAATCCAGAGTTGTTTGTTTCAGTTGCTGTTGACCAGTTGAGAGTTACTTCATTAATGTTGGCAGTTGCAGTAAATGAAATAAGTTCTACCGGAATGCCACCATTTGGAGTATAAAGAATCGTTCCATTTTGACCAACTGCCCAACCATTATTGGTGTCTATGAAGAAAATATCATTTAGTGTGTTGTTAGTGTTAGAATTCTGAATTGTCCAAGTGCTTCCACCATTTGTTGAATTAAAGATTTGATTACCGTATGTATACCATCCAATTTGTGCTGTGATGAACTGGAAATTATATACTGGCTGAGCT
This window encodes:
- a CDS encoding T9SS type A sorting domain-containing protein — encoded protein: MNLIVTGNDTLVKTTNGGNTWQKLALPPIYEPRDLQFINIDLGWVTDYSNPYTLYKTTNGGVSWYQQAQPVYNFQFITAQIGWYTYGNQIFNSTNGGSTWTIQNSNTNNTLNDIFFIDTNNGWAVGQNGTILYTPNGGIPVELISFTATANINEVTLNWSTATETNNSGFEILRFAKNDNGEWNKIGFVPGHGTTTETQHYSFTDNDIKPGKYQYKLKQMDFDGTFEYSQILEVEIPIVNEFSLSQNYPNPFNPSTKIKYSIPQNVRQLTGNVSLKIYDVLGREIATLVNEEKPAGEYEVEFDGTALPSGIYFYQLKAGVYSETKKMILLK